In Parasteatoda tepidariorum isolate YZ-2023 chromosome 8, CAS_Ptep_4.0, whole genome shotgun sequence, the DNA window NNNNNNNNNNNNNNNNNNNNNNNNNNNNNNNNNNNNNNNNNNNNNNNNNNNNNNNNAAGAATATAATATAAGAAGAGAGTGGAAGGATAACACATagccaatcaaaattgagaacgcatgcgtgtgaaaaggaaataatttttaataaagctgCCTGCAGAAAAGTTACAACTAAACTTACCAGCTAAATCTTGTTGATTGTTGCgatttttattctgtattgaatgtctgaaatatattgattagagtttactttaaaatactcatttgtttttacttactttcaaaaaatcgttcagccagaaatattaattaacagtccatatttgtttcagatatttcttaaataatgcgTAAAAGTGGAAATCATTGGTACACAGAATGATTGATGTGAAAaggaaaatcaatgaaaaatgtacATAGCTAGGTTTTGTGTATATTCAGAGatctattgtaaataatttttaattttattgttttcatcttattttcttataacaattcagacaaaattgtttattgatcattgataacataattatttcattttatatttgtttttttattagtattcagtatggaaaaaaaattatattgcttaatttaatttgtcgaatttcagttacatatgtttttatcatataatttgctttttgtctgattgaaactaaaatattttgtcagttgACAGTATTGAAGCTAATTGGGCTATTACTTGCATTGgtaattgcttttgaaatattacttagcatcaacttattaatattacatgttttaatttatttgccatatttttaagtattttatttcacattcaaaattactatcaattaactatttaacacagtgtattataggtaagtaaacaacttttaaactacttttctttcattgtgtgccgtcaaatttcgaaattgttAAAAGTGTGCCGTCACAAAAAAAGGTTCAGAATCACTACAATAGATCAACAAGGTAAAAacatacttgagggtgccccttggcgaaattggcgacttatgtttggcgccattTCTGTTTACTCGGAGCACCGTGGTAACAAGAATGGcggccaaaacataatgatatttcaataaaacattggaaaatttcaaaaaaacatgaaccaaaactatataaaattttaatgaacccaatataagcaaaattaataaacccatcCGCGTGCCTCCATTGCCTcataaattcggcgaaatacaaatcgaaaatggcgtctgtggTACCGGACTGGCGGTGACATTTTTTTGACAGtcataaaaagcttttttttatgactgaccacataccttcgatcttattgaccagaagcaaaagtaaccttacctacttagaactaacggacctctgaaattacatataccattgaacatttaaaaataacgctaaaatctaaactaTCAAATatccctcaaatatagtctacccgaTCAACAATGATTTGAGTTAGGCTCTGCCGCGCGTGCTATGGATCTGTCGGACTAGGGATAAAAAACGCTCGAAGCGGAATAACGTAAAATAGGAGTTAAGAAAAatctatgcatatttttaaaaattgacaccTACCAGTTAAATCAATGGAAGaaattagtaatcttttttTCGTTTCTAGCTACAATttgcccaggtgcccaattttttataaataaagtctAGCTACAATTTCGTATACGGCTCGCTCAATACTAacaagtttttgcaaatttgcttCTTGATTTACATTTggaagtaaaaattgttttagagtttttatGCTTTGTATCGCTTGATAAGCTGTTGGCACGTCTTCTGTTATTTCATCGTCATCAGCACTATCGTCGGAATCAGGCATCAAATCACTTATGAAAAGGATTTCTGAAGTAATGATATCTGTGTCACAGTCGATGTAGGCATCATCGACTTCCGGAAGGTCCTCAACTACAGACACGCTACCTTCTTGTTCTCCTTCCAAAACAACAGCGCTCTCCTCCTCCGATATTGAAAATCCTGCTTTATTGAATCCATTGATTATGCACTTTCGGTCGACACTGTCCCAAGCTGAAGATATCAAATTAAGAGCCTCaagaacattaatttttgcCTTAGAAGCATCATGAAAGTCACCAGAATCAAGAAACATTAGAGATTTTCTAACCAGTTGCTTCCGGCAACTCTCTTTAAATGATCGTATAATTCCTAAATCCAGTGGTTGAAGTTTGCTCGTACAGTTAGCTGGAAAAAACTCTATTCGcacgtttttcaatttaaggttTAAATGAGCAGTGCATTGGTCtaggaataaaattatgttgcgcttttgaaaattcattttcttatccAGTTTtcgaagtaaatttttaaataatgcttgcGTCATCCATGCTTTTTTGTTTGAAGTGTAATCGGTAGgaaaacttttgatatttttgaaacaccGTGGTTTCTCTGCTCTACCGATCACAAGAGGCGTTAACTTTTGGCTTCCATCGGCATTTGCACAGAGCAAAATAGTAAAGCGCATTTTTGAAAGCTTTCCTCCAATTGTCACCTTCAATTGTCAATGTCTTGTTTGGCAATAGGTTGAAAATCAGTCCCGTTTCGTCCGCATTAAATATGTCACTTGGATTATAGCCCTTTAATAAATTTGGCAGAGTTTCTTCTTTCCACTGTTACGCAATTGTCATATCCACACTATCGGATTCGCAACAGATAGATTTGAAgcataaatttttccttttttttaattgatcgaTCCAGCCATTTGATGCACTGAAGCCTTGGAGTTTAAGCCTTTCAGCAATTTCAAGCACCTTTACTCTCAGGATGGATCCATTTATAGGAATCCTTGCTGCTCTGGCTTCCTTGAACcagttcattaaaatgttttctaactCATCATACGGAGATGTTTTAagggtttttctctttttggcATATTTTCCGAGTTTTTCAGCGTTTAGTTCTACTGAAGCTTCttgctttaaaatcatttccaaagTTGAATAAGCAACACTCAAAGATTTAGCAAGATCAACTTTAGTGCCATGAAATTCTTTAGCTTTTTCGATGATTTCAGCCTTTTCGGCCAGAGAAAAGCATTTTCGTTTCGACATCTTCTTTCGAGAAAAGAAAACGATGACTGAGGtttcgaaaatgagaaaaaatgctATAGCTTTCAAACTCAAGCAAAACCGACTGAAAATCTCATTTGTTATGCTAGCACGGAAAAATGAGTATAAAACCATttcaaatagaattaaaaaaaataataatttctgtatGTAGCAAAACGCATCAAGCGGGATTTTCATAAAAGGGGTAACGCAAAATCCgggattttttaacattatcggTATAGGCAATTTTCACGGATCAGCAGAAAATGACGTAAGAAGCGGGATAACGTACGAAACGGACAACGTAAAATCGGGGTTCCACTGTATATNNNNNNNNNNNNNNNNNNNNNNNNNNNNNNNNNNNNNNNNNNNNNNNNNNNNNNNNNNNNNNNNNNNNNNNNNNNNNNNNNNNNNNNNNNNNNNNNNNNNNNNNNNNNNNNNNNNNNNNNNNNNNNNNNNNNNNNNNNNNNNNNNNNNNNNNNNNNNNNNNNNNNNNNNNNNNNNNNNNNNNNNNNNNNNNNNNNNNNNNNNNNNNNNNNNNNNNNNNNNNNNNNNNNNNNNNNNNNNNNNNNNNNNNNNNNNNNNNNNNNNNNNNNNNNNNNNNNNNNNNNNNNNNNNNNNNNNNNNNNNNNNNNNNNNNNNNNNNNNNNNNNNNNNNNNNNNNNNNNNNNNNNNNNNNNNNNNNNNNNNNNNNNNNNNNNNNNNNNNNNNNNNNNNNNNNNNNNNNNNNNNNNNNNNNNNNNNNNNNNNNNNNNNNNNNNNNNNNNNNNNNNNNNNNNNNNNNNNNNNNNNNNNNNNNNNNNNNNNNNNNNNNNNNNNNNNNNNNNNNNNNNNNNNNNNNNNNNNNNNNNNNNNNNNNNNNNNNNNNNNNNNNNNNNNN includes these proteins:
- the LOC122270650 gene encoding tigger transposable element-derived protein 6-like is translated as MRFTILLCANADGSQKLTPLVIGRAEKPRCFKNIKSFPTDYTSNKKAWMTQALFKNLLRKLDKKMNFQKRNIILFLDQCTAHLNLKLKNVRIEFFPANCTSKLQPLDLGIIRSFKESCRKQLVRKSLMFLDSGDFHDASKAKINVLEALNLISSAWDSVDRKCIINGFNKAGFSISEEESAVVLEGEQEGSVSVVEDLPEVDDAYIDCDTDIITSEILFISDLMPDSDDSADDDEITEDVPTAYQAIQSIKTLKQFLLPNVNQEANLQKLVSIERAVYEIVARLYL
- the LOC122270649 gene encoding major centromere autoantigen B-like, with product MSKRKCFSLAEKAEIIEKAKEFHGTKVDLAKSLSVAYSTLEMILKQEASVELNAEKLGKYAKKRKTLKTSPYDELENILMNWFKEARAARIPINGSILRVKVLEIAERLKLQGFSASNGWIDQLKKRKNLCFKSICCESDSVDMTIA